In Engraulis encrasicolus isolate BLACKSEA-1 chromosome 15, IST_EnEncr_1.0, whole genome shotgun sequence, the following proteins share a genomic window:
- the tprkb gene encoding EKC/KEOPS complex subunit TPRKB, with protein sequence MHTTSTLELYPDFCVTQLLFKDVKNAAELRKSAMEGLVQGALINPTMIVDPFQILVASNKAVHLQKIGKMKTRSLFSEIIFNLSPTNNISEAFKRFGISDGDSAVYVVLVYPEEDPVDVSGIVNKINGQQIPVDTISSLSDVQKIQKFYKVSQQEDKVGSLLDAVICRMAIKDVM encoded by the exons ATGCACACAACGTCCACGCTTGAACTTTATCCTGATTTCTGTGTAACACAGCTACTTTTTAAGGATGTCAAGAACGCTGCAGAGTTGAGGAAGAGTGCCATGGAAGGACTCGTACAGGGTGCCTTGATAAACCCTACAATG ATTGTCGATCCTTTTCAGATTTTAGTGGCATCCAACAAAGCAGTACATTTGCAAAAGATTGGGAAGATGAAAACGAGGAGCTTGTTCTCTGAAATAATATTCAACCTTTCCCCGACCAATAAT ATTTCAGAAGCATTTAAAAGGTTTGGGATCTCGGATGGGGACAGTGCTGTGTATGTTGTGCTGGTCTATCCTGAAGAGGATCCTGTTGATGTCAGTGGTATTGTCAACAAAATCAATGGCCAGCAGATCCCAGTCGACACAATTTCCTCACTATCAGATGTTCAAAAAATACAGAAG TTTTACAAAGTATCTCAACAGGAAGACAAAGTCGGGAGTCTTCTGGATGCAGTAATCTGCAGAATGGCAATTAAAGATGTGATGTAG
- the alg10 gene encoding dol-P-Glc:Glc(2)Man(9)GlcNAc(2)-PP-Dol alpha-1,2-glucosyltransferase, translated as MVWPAGSNMEKFEGKVFTALCTTNILISSLVFSKITREQREPYMDEIFHVPQAQKFCEGKFYEWDPMITTLPGLYLVSVGLIQPVVWLAGLSGRAVCSAAMLRFINTLFNCGNLYLLYLVVCHIHHKDKSRTACRRILTALALSTFPVLYFFTFLYYTDAGSTFFILFAYLMTLYASHKMAALLGVCAILFRQTNVVWVVFCAGTVVAQQLDEAWAAEQAKKRDHPRSPSAFHVPLSVAGGKRLVRFLWGFVTTPANVKTVVVATWPYLLVGAGFVSFVVLNGGIVVGDRTSHEACLNFPQLFYFLSFTLLLSLPLTFCPRRLLRFLQSVRRQPLLYLALFALALLLVWRFTHVHKYLLADNRHFPFYVWQRVFQRHPLVRYLLVPVYVFAAWSFQDTLLQGRSLFWALAFAVCLVVSTVPQKLLEFRYYIVPYLLYRLHMPLASTPRLLLEFGLYTAVNAATVYIFLYRTFQWPDSTDVQRFMW; from the exons ATGGTGTGGCCTGCTGGATCAAACATGGAGAAGTTCGAAGGCAAAGTCTTCACCGCTTTGTGTACCACCAACATCCTGATATCCTCTCTCGTGTTCTCCAAAATAACCAGAGAACAAAGGGAGCCTTATATGGACGAAATATTCCATGTCCCCCAAGCTCAAAAATTCTGTGAAGGAAAGTTTTATGAG TGGGACCCTATGATCACCACGCTGCCTGGTCTGTACCTGGTGTCGGTGGGGCTGATCCAACCCGTGGTCTGGCTGGCTGGCCTCAGCGGCAGAGCGGTGTGCTCTGCTGCTATGCTGCGTTTCATCAACACACTCTTCAACTGCGGGAACCTCTACCTGCTTTATCTCGTTGTCTGTCACATACACCACAAAGACAAG TCCCGCACGGCATGTCGTCGTATCCTGACAGCGCTGGCCCTCTCCACCTTCCCGGTGCTCTACTTCTTCACCTTCCTCTACTACACGGACGCCGGCTCCACCTTCTTCATCCTCTTCGCCTACCTCATGACTCTTTACGCCTCGCACAAGATGGCCGCCCTGCTGGGCGTGTGCGCCATCCTGTTCCGCCAGACCAACGTGGTGTGGGTGGTCTTCTGCGCCGGCACGGTGGTGGCACAGCAGCTGGACGAGGCCTGGGCGGCAGAGCAGGCCAAAAAGCGGGATCACCCACGGTCACCCAGCGCGTTTCACGTCCCCCTCAGTGTTGCCGGCGGCAAGCGTCTGGTGCGCTTCCTGTGGGGCTTTGTGACAACGCCGGCAAACGTCAAAACGGTTGTCGTAGCGACCTGGCCGTACCTGTTGGTCGGCGCCGGATTCGTCAGCTTTGTGGTGTTGAACGGCGGCATCGTGGTGGGCGACAGAACCAGCCACGAGGCCTGCCTCAACTTCCCCCAGCTCTTCTACTTCCTGTCGTTTACTTTGCTACTCTCGCTGCCGCTGACATTCTGCCCGCGCCGTCTCCTCCGCTTCCTGCAGTCCGTGCGCCGGCAGCCCTTGCTCTACCTGGCCCTCTTTGCCCTGGCCCTGCTGCTGGTCTGGAGGTTCACGCACGTCCACAAGTACCTCCTGGCGGACAACCGACACTTCCCCTTCTACGTGTGGCAACGCGTGTTCCAGAGGCATCCGCTGGTACGGTACCTGCTCGTGCCGGTGTACGTGTTCGCGGCGTGGAGCTTCCAG GACACTCTGCTGCAGGGGAGATCGCTCTTCTGGGCGCTGGCGTTTGCCGTTTGTTTGGTCGTTTCCACGGTGCCTCAGAAGCTGCTGGAGTTCCGCTACTACATCGTTCCGTACCTGCTCTACCGGCTGCACATGCCTCTGGCATCCACGCCCCGGCTGCTGTTGGAGTTTGGCCTGTACACGGCTGTCAATGCTGCCACAGTTTATATATTTCTCTACAGGACCTTCCAGTGGCCTGACAGCACGGACGTGCAGAGGTTCATGTGGTAG